One Apodemus sylvaticus chromosome 23, mApoSyl1.1, whole genome shotgun sequence genomic window carries:
- the LOC127673768 gene encoding formyl peptide receptor-related sequence 7-like produces the protein MEVNFSIPQNGSEVVFDDPTSSRVIWIFLVVVLSITFVLGVLGNGLVIYVAGFRMAHTVTTICYLNLALADFSYMSSLPFQIISIVMNGEWLFGWFLCKFVHMIINMNLFLSIFLITFIAMDRCICVLHPVWAQNHRTVNLARKVIVGTWTLVLLLIFPHLMFLTTVRDERGKVHCISNFESWAATTEEQVKVSMTVSLISAVTCFIIGFSIPMIFIVICYGLMAAKIGRRGFVNSSRPLRVLTAVALSFFVCWFPFQVIFLLVNIGNTETLNNIHMWVNPASTLASLNSCLNPILYVFLGQQFRERLIHSLSASLERALREDSALNSDKVRNLSL, from the coding sequence ATGGAAGTCAACTTCTCCATCCCTCAGAATGGCTCAGAAGTGGTGTTTGATGATCCTACCAGTTCCAGAGTTATATGGATCTTCTTAGTTGTGGTACTTTCTATAACCTTTGTTCTTGGTGTACTAGGTAATGGGCTTGTGATTTATGTGGCTGGGTTCCGGATGGCACACACTGTGACGACAATCTGTTATCTAAACCTGGCTTTGGCTGACTTCTCGTACATGTCAAGTCTACCATTTCAGATCATCTCAATTGTCATGAATGGAGAATGGCTTTTTGGTTGGTTCCTTTGCAAATTTGTTCACATGATTATAAACATGAACCTTTTTCTAAGTATCTTCCTGATTACTTTCATTGCTATGGACCGCTGTATTTGTGTCCTGCACCCAGTATGGGCTCAGAATCATCGAACTGTGAATCTGGCAAGGAAAGTGATTGTTGGAACTTGGACACTTGTTCTGctgcttatatttccacatttgaTGTTCTTGACTACAGTGAGAGATGAAAGAGGGAAAGTGCACTGTATATCTAATTTTGAATCCTGGGCTGCCACCACCGAGGAGCAGGTAAAGGTGTCCATGACAGTAAGTTTAATTTCTGCAGTCACCTGTTTCATTATCGGCTTCAGCATTCCCATGATATTCATTGTCATCTGTTATGGACTCATGGCTGCCAAGATAGGCAGAAGAGGCTTTGTGAATTCCAGTCGTCCCTTACGTGTCCTCACTGCTGTagcactttctttctttgtctgttggttcccttttcaagtgatttttcttttagtcAATATTGGGAACACAGAGACACTGAATAATATTCACATGTGGGTGAACCCAGCCAGCACTCTTGCCTCCTTAAATAGTTGCCTCAATCCAATACTCTATGTTTTCCTTGGTCAGCAATTCAGAGAGAGACTGATCCATTCCCTATCAGCTAGTCTGGAGAGGGCCCTGAGGGAAGATTCAGCCCTGAACAGTGACAAAGTCAGAAACTTGTCTCTATAG